Below is a genomic region from Henckelia pumila isolate YLH828 chromosome 3, ASM3356847v2, whole genome shotgun sequence.
TTACACCATAGATTGAATCTATTTATGCTCTGATTTCAGTTCTTAATTATTGCACTCATTTTTTTGTATTGGTGCTAATTGACTTGCTCCCCCCAGAGCTGCAGCAACAGCCTGAATTCCGCCATGTGGAGATGTGACAACAGAACGTATTTTGCTCGGCAAGGCTCTGCTTCTCAAGGTTGTTTCATGAGGCAAGCTGCTAATTCATGTGGGCAGGTGttgtaaaatatatatgtatctaCTGTATTTCAAGAGTTGTATTCAACTTGTTTGATGGAAGTGGTGAGTGAACCATGTTATCGACTTTGGAAATGCAGGACTACGCGCAACATAGCTTGCCTTCAAAATCCACTAGTTGTGGGAACAAGGGAGCTAATTCTTTTGAACCACCCGTGTTTTCTAGACCTGCTCAGGCCGAATTCCATATTCCGGCAGACCCTCCTCTGGAAGCTCCATTGTTTTCTCGGCCGAACCCGAAATCGAAATGTGGGCAACCCCAGTTTCATTCAAGTGAAAGTAATAGGCAAAGTCACGATTTTACACCAAAGAGTAAGTACTTGTTAATTTGAACTTCCATCTTTAagaagtgtgtgtgtgtgtgtttgtgttgtttttAACCTGCAAGGCCTACATTATTTGGTTTGTTTTGGATCATAGCTGCAGGCTTCAAGTGGTCTCCAAGAATGAATGTTGAAGAGTCCGGATACAACCATTTTGTTACCTTAGAGATTCCAGGCGTCAGCTCTGACAGCATAAAGGTGGAGGTCAATGAGAAAAGGTAAGAGATGAACATGGAACAAAAACTAGTCTTTCAACTTAGTTATCGGGTTTCTACATTCTACTCTActttggtagtgtttggaaatgcataaaaaaaataaagtgatTATGAAACATTAGTGAACTGTGTTTTCTTAAGGCACCCATTGGGTTGATCTTAAGGCACCCATTGGGTTGATGGATAACACATTGATTGGTTAATTATTATTGTTTGTCCAATTTTTTGCTCAAGATCTTTCAAGGATTAGTGTCATGCACCATTGTCTAATTAAGTATATTGATTTAAAATCTTTATATTATGAATTCATCTTCATCTAATCAATGAACCAAACGGTGTCTTACAGTTTGATAGTAACCGGCGACCGATCAACGTTGTCTTGCGGAGCTGGAAGTCGTAGTTCGAATAAATATGCTTCCTCTTGTCATAAACGCGAGATTGCACA
It encodes:
- the LOC140892567 gene encoding uncharacterized protein isoform X1 translates to MENNQMARRRANVIAAHLVSPEDISASATHVFPMSCSNSLNSAMWRCDNRTYFARQGSASQGCFMRQAANSCGQDYAQHSLPSKSTSCGNKGANSFEPPVFSRPAQAEFHIPADPPLEAPLFSRPNPKSKCGQPQFHSSESNRQSHDFTPKTAGFKWSPRMNVEESGYNHFVTLEIPGVSSDSIKVEVNEKSLIVTGDRSTLSCGAGSRSSNKYASSCHKREIAQGPYQVIWPLPTDANKENVSAEIQDGLLRITIPKLSGLRWLRKAHI
- the LOC140892567 gene encoding uncharacterized protein isoform X2, translating into MENNQMARRRANVIAAHLVSPEDISASATHVFPMSCSNSLNSAMWRCDNRTYFARQGSASQGCFMRQAANSCGQDYAQHSLPSKSTSCGNKGANSFEPPVFSRPAQAEFHIPADPPLEAPLFSRPNPKSKCGQPQFHSSESNRQSHDFTPKSFKWSPRMNVEESGYNHFVTLEIPGVSSDSIKVEVNEKSLIVTGDRSTLSCGAGSRSSNKYASSCHKREIAQGPYQVIWPLPTDANKENVSAEIQDGLLRITIPKLSGLRWLRKAHI